In Streptomyces sp. SLBN-118, the following are encoded in one genomic region:
- a CDS encoding LysM peptidoglycan-binding domain-containing protein: MRTTHSPAATVGRTLARVLKAVVSLLVLAAAVAGLPLLLAWVTPVIWASAHDDLTHLLDRQDTGATFLLLLVAVGWIGWAQFSFCAVRELIAQLRGRTWRAPRGMGASQRAAALLIGSILVLLPTSSALASDAQAAAATTAARVPGQAQGPQAAEAEQSPSSARTSGTSYTVRETRPAESLWGIAERELGDGERWREIASLNEGRVMADGQVFKANSFLQPGWQLEMPDTAPAPGGVRTQLGASAPAAAEESAHVVTVHSGDYLSKIAQKELGDGDEWPRLFEASRGKPQADGLPTISDPDVVYAGQQVTVPGAQPDQHAPPQDSDHGDETDNHETTPPATQKPDGEHKPGDGAGDEQAPAPGNTTAPAPESWVPGTPSSRPAEQPGQHQGSPSATAPATPQPSTSASSPAATPPETPASAPPGSPLNLRTVLGAGALLAAAITGALALRRTLQRRRRKPGEKIAIAAETSPAEAQLAAAAEPDGAVRLDAALRTLAHQVAPQEDGADLPPLRAARIGARTVEVLPEDLAQGPQAPFVSGKGGWWVLAADSALLDEETAREVPAPYPGLVTIGSTEEGDLLLLNLARVPAVLLDGNPLHITEMCTSLALELGMSPWASEVEVVTVGFGQDLPQLLPTARIAHMRHATHALRDLSERLLEAHQMPETQHQPYLLLCASSLDPDTACEFADVIDKAGTVPVTLVAPASTAAAHFPEAEILNASPSTPQHLDSANTDITVQRLEHASYLQITTALKVSAQPAHPAEGPWQDVPDEPDSVQQPEQPTPEESAAPAPKAATRPSSTPAADVSGEVFPALLAATTDPSAPRLRPTTAPSPRDEEEHDPSADAPMGPPAEGPQARDADDEHAAADSTAAEAQEAHDPHAPEIRVLGPVEVTGVDSTGHGPRMAQLAALLFFRPGRSADVVCSDMDPISPWTPSTLNARLQGLRRSLGSDPAGNPYVPRRKSGEDPYRLSPGVRCDWTRLLHLVERALPLGPSGLSDLEKALTLVRGRPFGGKPLPWAEPYQQEMITRIIDIAHTVATYRTPAGQHHDLSAARQAVATALEVDDTAELLYRDWLRIEHAAGNRQGLHTAITRVQQINRALDCSLEIETEQLINELLNGSGEAVRKAL; the protein is encoded by the coding sequence ATGCGCACCACCCACTCCCCCGCCGCAACGGTGGGCCGCACCCTGGCCCGTGTTCTCAAGGCCGTGGTGAGCCTGCTCGTTCTGGCCGCCGCGGTCGCGGGGCTGCCGTTGCTGCTGGCCTGGGTCACTCCGGTCATCTGGGCTTCCGCCCACGACGACCTCACGCACCTGCTGGACCGGCAGGACACGGGCGCGACGTTTTTGCTGCTGCTCGTCGCGGTGGGCTGGATCGGGTGGGCGCAGTTCAGTTTCTGCGCGGTACGCGAGCTGATCGCCCAGCTGCGGGGCCGGACCTGGCGCGCCCCGCGAGGGATGGGTGCCTCGCAGCGTGCCGCGGCCCTTCTCATCGGCAGCATCCTGGTGCTGCTGCCCACGAGTTCGGCCCTGGCCTCCGACGCCCAGGCCGCAGCGGCCACCACCGCAGCCCGCGTCCCCGGCCAAGCCCAGGGCCCGCAGGCCGCCGAGGCCGAGCAATCCCCGTCCTCCGCGAGGACGTCCGGTACTTCGTACACGGTGCGCGAGACGCGGCCCGCGGAGAGCCTGTGGGGCATCGCCGAACGGGAGTTGGGGGACGGCGAACGGTGGCGGGAGATTGCGAGCCTGAACGAGGGCCGCGTGATGGCCGACGGCCAGGTCTTCAAGGCCAACAGCTTTCTGCAGCCCGGCTGGCAGCTGGAGATGCCCGATACCGCCCCCGCGCCGGGAGGCGTCCGTACGCAGCTGGGTGCCAGCGCCCCGGCTGCCGCCGAAGAGAGCGCGCACGTCGTCACGGTCCACTCGGGCGACTACCTGTCGAAGATCGCTCAAAAGGAGCTCGGCGACGGCGACGAGTGGCCGCGCCTGTTCGAGGCCAGCCGGGGCAAGCCGCAGGCGGACGGCCTGCCCACCATCTCCGACCCGGATGTGGTCTACGCGGGACAGCAGGTCACTGTGCCCGGCGCCCAGCCCGACCAGCACGCGCCGCCGCAAGACAGCGACCACGGCGACGAGACGGACAACCACGAGACCACTCCCCCGGCCACGCAGAAGCCAGACGGCGAGCACAAGCCGGGCGATGGCGCGGGGGATGAGCAGGCACCCGCGCCGGGCAACACCACAGCGCCCGCGCCCGAGTCGTGGGTCCCCGGCACACCGAGCAGCCGACCGGCCGAGCAGCCGGGGCAGCACCAGGGCTCTCCGTCCGCAACGGCTCCCGCGACGCCCCAGCCCAGCACCAGCGCCTCCTCCCCCGCCGCCACGCCGCCCGAGACGCCGGCGTCGGCTCCGCCCGGCAGCCCGCTGAACCTGCGCACCGTTCTGGGCGCTGGCGCGCTGCTGGCCGCCGCCATCACCGGTGCTCTCGCGCTGCGCCGGACGCTGCAGCGCCGCCGCCGCAAGCCGGGCGAGAAGATTGCCATCGCGGCGGAGACCTCTCCGGCAGAGGCCCAGTTGGCGGCGGCCGCCGAACCGGACGGTGCAGTCCGCCTGGACGCGGCCCTGCGGACCCTGGCCCACCAGGTGGCCCCACAAGAAGACGGTGCGGACCTGCCGCCATTGAGGGCTGCGCGGATCGGTGCCCGCACGGTGGAGGTACTTCCCGAGGACCTCGCCCAGGGGCCGCAGGCGCCCTTCGTCTCCGGGAAGGGCGGATGGTGGGTCCTGGCCGCCGACTCCGCCCTCTTGGACGAGGAGACCGCCCGCGAGGTGCCGGCGCCCTATCCGGGGCTGGTCACGATCGGCAGCACCGAGGAAGGCGACCTGCTGCTGCTCAACCTCGCCCGCGTGCCCGCCGTGCTGCTGGACGGCAACCCCCTCCACATCACCGAGATGTGCACCTCCCTCGCCCTCGAGCTCGGGATGAGCCCGTGGGCAAGCGAAGTCGAAGTCGTGACGGTGGGGTTCGGCCAGGACCTGCCGCAGTTGCTGCCCACCGCACGGATCGCCCACATGCGGCACGCCACGCACGCGCTGCGCGACTTGAGCGAACGGCTGCTGGAGGCACACCAGATGCCCGAAACCCAGCATCAGCCCTACCTGCTGCTGTGCGCGTCGTCTCTGGACCCGGACACCGCCTGCGAGTTCGCCGACGTCATCGACAAGGCCGGGACGGTTCCCGTCACGCTGGTCGCGCCGGCGAGTACGGCGGCCGCACACTTCCCGGAAGCCGAGATCCTCAATGCCTCGCCCAGCACACCGCAGCATCTCGACTCCGCCAATACCGACATCACGGTGCAGCGCCTGGAGCACGCCTCTTACCTCCAGATCACCACCGCGTTGAAGGTGTCCGCGCAGCCAGCGCACCCGGCCGAGGGCCCCTGGCAGGACGTCCCGGACGAGCCCGACAGCGTGCAGCAGCCCGAGCAGCCCACGCCGGAGGAATCCGCCGCGCCGGCGCCCAAAGCGGCCACGAGGCCCTCATCCACGCCGGCAGCAGACGTAAGCGGCGAGGTCTTTCCGGCCCTGCTCGCCGCCACCACCGATCCCTCCGCACCGCGTCTCCGGCCCACCACCGCACCGTCGCCCCGGGACGAGGAGGAACACGATCCGAGCGCCGACGCGCCGATGGGCCCGCCCGCAGAGGGTCCGCAGGCCCGGGACGCTGACGACGAACATGCCGCCGCGGACAGCACGGCGGCCGAAGCGCAGGAGGCTCATGACCCGCACGCGCCGGAGATCCGGGTCCTGGGCCCAGTCGAGGTGACAGGCGTGGACAGCACCGGCCACGGCCCGCGGATGGCACAGCTTGCCGCCTTGTTGTTCTTCCGGCCCGGGCGCAGTGCCGACGTCGTCTGCTCCGACATGGATCCCATCAGCCCCTGGACACCCAGTACCCTCAACGCCCGCCTGCAGGGCCTGCGCCGCTCCCTGGGCAGCGATCCCGCCGGCAACCCCTACGTGCCACGCCGCAAGTCCGGCGAAGACCCCTACCGGCTCTCCCCCGGCGTGCGCTGCGACTGGACCCGCTTACTGCACCTCGTCGAACGCGCACTGCCACTGGGCCCGTCCGGCCTGTCCGATCTGGAGAAGGCGCTCACTCTGGTCCGTGGCCGGCCATTCGGCGGCAAACCCCTTCCCTGGGCTGAGCCCTACCAGCAGGAGATGATCACGCGGATCATCGACATCGCGCACACCGTGGCCACCTACCGCACCCCTGCCGGCCAGCACCACGACCTCTCCGCGGCCCGCCAGGCCGTCGCGACCGCTCTCGAGGTCGACGACACGGCGGAGCTGTTGTATCGCGACTGGCTCCGGATCGAGCATGCAGCCGGGAACCGTCAAGGGCTGCACACCGCCATCACCCGCGTCCAACAGATCAACCGGGCGCTGGACTGTTCACTGGAGATCGAGACCGAGCAGCTCATCAACGAGCTCCTCAACGGCTCGGGCGAGGCGGTGCGCAAGGCCCTGTAG
- a CDS encoding methyltransferase domain-containing protein, which translates to MTEASTWTEAAKALADKVTADAPAWHDAVSNTPRHRLVPRWWQRIPNSPTQEWGLVDLPEESPERLHAAYTDETLVTRVGPTHADHATPGEHGKGDPTSSSTLPGLIVSMAHRLNVQPGHKVLDVGTGSGYSAGLFARRFGDENVTSVDVDPYLVEAARARLAEFGRTPRMQAIDATRELPEAEYDRIMATVSVRPVPASWLRALRPGGRLVTTIAHTALLITADMGTDGIARGSVQPDPATFMETRQEADYPAKLNDVFVSAREREGEDVRPTDGAIPDLWQEWPLRWLYELDTPGVETRAATYPDDGRRVVWLLAPDGSWARAEDGTTPVVHQGGPRRLWDDLERVRRKWEENNRFPLHTLRAELTAEGSSLLSPDGSWSFLI; encoded by the coding sequence ATGACCGAAGCGTCCACATGGACCGAAGCCGCCAAAGCGCTTGCCGACAAGGTGACCGCCGACGCTCCCGCATGGCATGACGCCGTGAGCAACACCCCCCGTCACCGGTTGGTCCCGCGCTGGTGGCAGCGCATCCCCAACAGCCCGACGCAGGAATGGGGGTTGGTAGACCTTCCCGAGGAATCGCCCGAGCGGCTGCACGCCGCATACACCGACGAGACGCTCGTAACCCGTGTCGGTCCCACGCACGCCGATCACGCCACCCCCGGCGAGCACGGCAAGGGTGATCCAACGTCGTCGTCCACCCTGCCGGGACTCATCGTGTCCATGGCGCACCGGCTCAACGTCCAGCCAGGTCACAAGGTGCTGGACGTGGGTACGGGTTCCGGGTACTCCGCCGGTCTGTTCGCCCGCCGCTTCGGGGACGAGAACGTGACCAGCGTGGACGTGGACCCGTACCTAGTCGAGGCTGCCCGCGCACGGCTCGCCGAGTTCGGGCGCACGCCGCGCATGCAAGCGATCGACGCTACGCGGGAACTCCCTGAGGCGGAATACGACCGCATCATGGCGACCGTTTCCGTTCGCCCCGTCCCCGCATCGTGGCTTCGCGCGCTCCGTCCCGGCGGACGGCTCGTCACGACCATTGCCCACACGGCGCTGCTGATCACGGCAGACATGGGAACCGACGGCATCGCGCGGGGCAGCGTCCAACCCGACCCCGCCACGTTCATGGAGACCAGGCAGGAAGCGGACTACCCGGCGAAGCTGAACGACGTGTTCGTGTCCGCCCGAGAGCGGGAAGGCGAGGACGTACGGCCCACCGACGGAGCGATTCCCGACCTGTGGCAGGAATGGCCCCTTCGGTGGCTGTACGAGCTGGACACACCAGGTGTCGAGACCCGCGCCGCAACGTACCCGGACGACGGGCGACGTGTGGTCTGGCTGCTCGCCCCGGACGGGTCATGGGCACGCGCCGAAGACGGGACCACGCCCGTGGTCCACCAGGGCGGCCCGCGTCGACTTTGGGATGACCTGGAACGCGTCCGCCGCAAGTGGGAGGAGAACAACCGGTTCCCTCTGCACACGTTGCGGGCCGAACTCACCGCCGAGGGCAGTTCCCTGCTGTCCCCGGATGGGTCCTGGTCCTTCCTCATCTAA
- the tgmB gene encoding ATP-grasp ribosomal peptide maturase, giving the protein MRYVLILTGRDDLTADAVVGELVKRGEYVARYDTADFPTVSRLAVSLTGDGWTGTLTGSRAVRLETVKSVWWRRPNEFRTPDDWPGHARALAVSEARSGLLGVLGSLPVRWINHPSKDAAANYKPVQLAVAARCGLDVPRSVITSDTDHAREFIGAETVVYKGLGGGVLGPAVQRQFLPVVLVSADQVDDGVSGTAHLFQERVDKAYEVRLTVIGDRMFPVAIHAGSEAAQLDWRTDYQSHTYEAVDMPPEVEKRVRRLMDELGLFFGALDFAVTPDGRWVFFEVNPNGQWHWLAVKAGVPLVEAMADALQGEAA; this is encoded by the coding sequence ATGCGATACGTCCTCATCCTGACCGGCCGGGACGACCTCACGGCTGATGCAGTGGTTGGGGAGCTGGTGAAACGCGGTGAGTACGTCGCCAGGTATGACACTGCCGACTTTCCAACCGTTTCCCGTCTGGCCGTCTCCCTCACCGGGGACGGCTGGACGGGCACCCTCACCGGCTCCCGTGCGGTCCGCCTGGAAACCGTTAAGTCGGTGTGGTGGCGTCGCCCCAACGAATTTCGGACCCCCGACGACTGGCCCGGACACGCTCGCGCACTCGCGGTCTCGGAAGCACGTTCCGGGCTGCTCGGCGTGCTCGGCTCGCTGCCCGTCCGGTGGATCAACCACCCGAGCAAAGATGCCGCCGCGAACTACAAGCCCGTTCAACTCGCCGTGGCCGCGCGCTGCGGGCTGGACGTGCCCCGCTCCGTCATCACGTCCGACACCGACCACGCGCGGGAGTTCATCGGGGCCGAAACCGTGGTCTACAAGGGGCTCGGCGGTGGCGTGCTCGGTCCCGCCGTACAGCGTCAGTTCCTCCCCGTGGTGCTCGTCTCCGCGGACCAGGTGGACGACGGAGTGAGCGGAACCGCCCACCTGTTCCAAGAGCGCGTGGACAAGGCGTACGAAGTGCGCTTGACCGTGATCGGCGACCGCATGTTTCCTGTCGCCATCCACGCGGGCAGCGAAGCCGCGCAACTCGACTGGCGGACGGACTACCAGTCCCACACGTACGAGGCGGTGGACATGCCCCCGGAGGTTGAAAAGCGGGTCCGCCGGCTCATGGATGAACTCGGCTTGTTCTTCGGCGCGCTGGACTTTGCCGTCACGCCGGACGGACGTTGGGTGTTCTTCGAGGTGAACCCCAACGGGCAATGGCACTGGCTTGCTGTCAAGGCTGGTGTTCCCCTCGTTGAAGCCATGGCCGACGCTCTGCAAGGAGAAGCCGCATGA
- the tgmA gene encoding putative ATP-grasp-modified RiPP — protein sequence MSTATATPVPFGVRHLVSPAPTNNEAPVITYSDALQLNVSAEGNPWHAITAEMPETQTETSNGDGSSPGSDSGTDLY from the coding sequence ATGAGCACCGCAACGGCTACGCCCGTCCCGTTCGGGGTCCGGCACCTGGTGTCACCAGCTCCGACGAACAACGAAGCGCCCGTCATCACGTACAGCGATGCGCTTCAACTGAACGTCTCTGCCGAGGGCAACCCGTGGCACGCGATCACGGCGGAGATGCCGGAGACGCAGACGGAGACCAGCAACGGTGACGGTTCGTCGCCGGGCTCCGACAGCGGAACCGACCTGTACTGA
- a CDS encoding helix-turn-helix transcriptional regulator: MNRKELNPESSPEAAFGERLRTLRDERGWTQEDLADRMGYSGTHISAVETGRRSPTPRFANSADKVFGTGDQLERQGRSVRTNALLEGFPEYVAHEAQAAEIRLYEVGVIPGLLQTPEYATALTAGTVKRGAITAEQGDERIALVAERQASLIRIPFPLVFAVLDESCLRRPIGDSTVMDAQFARLVEFAELPNTVVQIAPFDMGVRRPLSLPVTVLTMPDRSLMSYAESAQRGHLERESTFVLPMLTAYHQLQAEAASQAASVAMIERLRKGTP, from the coding sequence TTGAACCGCAAAGAGCTGAACCCCGAAAGTTCGCCGGAAGCAGCGTTCGGCGAGCGTTTGCGCACGTTGAGAGATGAGCGCGGATGGACGCAGGAGGACTTAGCCGACCGCATGGGCTACTCGGGGACGCATATTTCAGCCGTCGAAACTGGTCGGCGGTCCCCAACTCCCCGCTTCGCGAACAGTGCTGACAAGGTGTTTGGGACGGGCGACCAGCTCGAACGCCAGGGCAGGTCCGTGCGCACAAACGCGCTGCTTGAAGGGTTCCCGGAGTACGTCGCGCATGAGGCGCAAGCAGCAGAGATCAGGCTGTACGAGGTCGGCGTTATCCCTGGTCTGCTCCAGACACCGGAGTACGCAACAGCGCTCACAGCGGGCACCGTCAAGCGGGGAGCGATCACCGCAGAGCAGGGGGACGAACGGATTGCGCTCGTTGCGGAGCGCCAAGCATCACTGATCCGGATACCGTTTCCGCTGGTCTTCGCAGTGCTTGACGAAAGCTGCCTTAGACGACCGATCGGGGACAGCACGGTCATGGACGCCCAGTTTGCACGGCTCGTCGAGTTCGCCGAGCTGCCGAACACGGTTGTCCAGATTGCCCCTTTCGATATGGGGGTTCGCCGCCCGCTCAGTCTGCCTGTGACCGTCCTTACGATGCCTGATCGGTCGCTCATGTCGTACGCCGAGTCTGCCCAACGTGGCCATCTCGAACGAGAAAGCACGTTCGTGCTCCCCATGCTGACGGCCTACCATCAGCTACAGGCCGAAGCTGCTTCACAGGCGGCATCTGTCGCCATGATCGAACGGTTACGAAAGGGCACCCCGTGA
- a CDS encoding DUF397 domain-containing protein yields MTTESPRWFKSSYSENGGQCIEVAANFVVSRGVVPVRDSKNPTGPVLDFPAGSFASFVASVKAGEFGTV; encoded by the coding sequence GTGACGACCGAATCCCCCCGCTGGTTCAAGTCTTCGTACAGTGAGAACGGCGGTCAGTGCATCGAGGTCGCGGCCAACTTCGTCGTCTCGCGCGGCGTGGTCCCCGTACGTGACTCAAAGAACCCGACTGGTCCGGTCCTGGACTTCCCCGCAGGCTCGTTCGCATCTTTCGTAGCGAGCGTTAAGGCTGGAGAGTTCGGCACCGTATGA
- a CDS encoding DnaB helicase C-terminal domain-containing protein encodes MGQPQVLLRNTTPVAVLLPVDAAFGALSSDPAAHTGAAPAGGAVNSQGNPERDSAPRRLATLGDAIGAVLTSGPAAGGPMFGLPGLDAATGGLQPGRLMLVAAAPNVGGSLLGLAAARQTALVDNHRVLYAASGPNRADITRRIISAETGGDYPRLKQGRLTEHEQQVAQQLVHAPLMIDDGSDLTAEAIADTAPHVPDLALVVVDRLQAAHNPRLPLSGNRLPDASQVLAGLARTLHVPVLAIVDSDDPTLLRLLEADVLVMLAPTADPAKVQVTVAERDFGAIGSAYLRPDLLRARFLDAGAAPVGRTGGEGSARSLGSAVERELAEAALPYTSGAQQGLTASVTHVLAALRTALASGDPEAFAELGPSLAQAAAAPPQPPDTAEGRRLAAALHAYSASVSAGTTGQPTAVQPTADSGQVPDDLDEEDNDDGLAPGDEEDEPEGAVFPALRILKDAVDRSKMHPIKVIRTEERDSGPWPLISEDMDGEPRWVHPDVTSTRVAHTRANGKRVRRDKLLVPDSFGEGVMCLIDRNGSYPSACSAVPLAPNKLLHTGPLKAFDKTQAGIYLIDIPEWNHPDMPHPLGRIIDRPDDQGRVWVTTPHIKHVEKLVREGHLAAAPTIHDSWTGKANESLFKPFYAAARQARTELVQIGGDPYKAYKTRLSIALRLLWPKRTEQRSPFWRPDWRMSMVAEASVRHWTMAFKAVQDGHKLIALRNVDAAIFWTPANTPPATYRIGTGFGEVKAKFVQRDEIIPEGDD; translated from the coding sequence ATGGGTCAGCCGCAGGTGCTCCTGCGGAACACCACACCGGTCGCGGTGCTGCTGCCCGTCGACGCTGCCTTCGGTGCCCTCTCATCCGATCCTGCCGCGCACACCGGCGCGGCGCCGGCAGGAGGTGCGGTGAACAGCCAAGGCAATCCAGAACGCGACAGCGCGCCGCGCAGGCTCGCCACGCTGGGCGACGCCATCGGCGCCGTGCTCACCTCCGGCCCGGCGGCCGGCGGCCCCATGTTCGGGCTGCCCGGCCTGGACGCCGCGACGGGCGGTCTCCAGCCGGGCCGGCTGATGCTCGTGGCGGCCGCCCCGAACGTCGGCGGAAGTCTGCTGGGGCTGGCCGCCGCACGGCAGACCGCGCTCGTCGACAACCACCGGGTCCTGTACGCGGCGTCGGGACCGAACCGGGCCGACATCACCCGCCGGATCATCTCCGCGGAGACCGGGGGAGACTACCCGCGCCTGAAGCAGGGCCGCCTCACCGAGCATGAGCAGCAGGTCGCCCAGCAGTTGGTGCATGCGCCGCTGATGATCGATGACGGCAGCGACCTGACCGCTGAGGCTATCGCCGATACAGCCCCGCACGTCCCAGACCTGGCGCTCGTGGTCGTGGACCGGCTCCAGGCCGCCCACAACCCCCGCCTGCCGCTGTCAGGGAACCGTCTCCCGGACGCCTCTCAGGTCCTGGCCGGCCTCGCGCGCACGCTGCACGTCCCGGTGCTCGCCATCGTGGACAGCGACGATCCCACGCTCCTACGTCTCCTAGAGGCCGACGTCCTGGTGATGCTCGCACCGACCGCTGACCCTGCCAAGGTCCAGGTGACGGTCGCGGAACGCGACTTCGGCGCGATCGGCTCGGCGTACCTGCGGCCCGACCTGCTGCGCGCACGCTTCCTCGACGCCGGAGCCGCTCCCGTCGGTCGTACGGGTGGCGAAGGATCCGCGCGGAGTCTGGGCAGTGCGGTGGAGCGGGAGTTGGCCGAAGCGGCGCTTCCCTACACGTCCGGCGCCCAGCAGGGGCTGACAGCCTCCGTGACTCATGTCCTGGCCGCCCTGCGCACCGCACTGGCCAGCGGCGACCCTGAAGCCTTTGCGGAACTCGGGCCGTCCCTGGCTCAGGCGGCTGCGGCGCCGCCTCAGCCACCGGACACCGCCGAGGGACGCCGCCTCGCCGCCGCGCTTCACGCATACAGCGCCTCCGTGTCCGCCGGCACCACCGGGCAGCCCACCGCTGTCCAGCCCACCGCGGACAGCGGGCAAGTTCCCGACGACCTCGACGAAGAGGACAACGACGACGGTCTGGCGCCGGGGGATGAGGAAGACGAGCCCGAGGGAGCGGTCTTCCCCGCCCTCAGGATCCTCAAAGACGCGGTCGACCGCTCCAAGATGCACCCGATCAAGGTCATCCGCACCGAGGAACGGGACAGCGGTCCGTGGCCACTGATCAGCGAGGACATGGACGGCGAGCCCCGCTGGGTCCACCCCGACGTCACCAGCACGCGCGTCGCCCACACCAGGGCGAACGGAAAGCGCGTCAGGCGAGACAAACTCCTCGTCCCCGACTCCTTCGGCGAGGGCGTCATGTGCCTGATCGACCGTAACGGCAGCTACCCATCCGCCTGTTCGGCCGTCCCCCTCGCCCCGAACAAGCTGCTGCACACCGGCCCCCTCAAAGCGTTCGACAAGACTCAGGCCGGCATCTACCTCATCGACATCCCGGAGTGGAACCACCCGGACATGCCGCACCCTCTGGGCCGGATCATCGACCGGCCCGACGACCAGGGCCGCGTGTGGGTGACCACCCCGCACATCAAGCACGTCGAAAAGCTCGTCAGGGAAGGCCACCTCGCAGCCGCGCCGACCATCCACGACTCCTGGACCGGGAAGGCCAACGAGTCCCTCTTCAAGCCCTTCTACGCTGCTGCCCGGCAAGCACGTACCGAGCTCGTCCAGATCGGCGGCGACCCCTACAAGGCCTACAAGACCCGGCTTTCCATCGCTCTGCGCCTGCTGTGGCCCAAGCGCACGGAACAGCGGTCCCCGTTCTGGCGGCCCGACTGGCGCATGAGCATGGTCGCCGAGGCATCCGTCCGCCACTGGACCATGGCCTTCAAAGCCGTCCAGGACGGCCACAAGCTCATCGCCCTGCGCAACGTCGACGCGGCCATCTTCTGGACCCCCGCCAACACGCCGCCTGCTACGTACCGGATCGGGACCGGCTTCGGCGAAGTGAAGGCCAAGTTCGTCCAGCGCGACGAGATCATCCCCGAAGGTGACGACTGA
- a CDS encoding protein-L-isoaspartate O-methyltransferase — translation MTQPSPGLTPEHLVRTARALGVMGERLLQAMRVTPRSAFVPASQHATAYADVTIPISHGQVTTQPSLVAMMIATLGLAGSERVLEIGTGYGFRTVLLARLATYVVSVERWPDIAEEARGNLADEGVENVEIVVGDGALAMAGHAPYDAVIVCAAFPQVPPPLVEQLRIGGRLVQPIGPGGQEEVELYERAAHGLVRRGSGWS, via the coding sequence ATGACCCAGCCCAGCCCCGGCCTCACTCCTGAACATCTGGTCAGGACCGCCCGCGCCCTCGGCGTGATGGGTGAGCGCCTGCTGCAGGCCATGCGCGTCACCCCTCGCTCGGCATTCGTCCCCGCCTCCCAGCACGCGACGGCGTACGCGGACGTGACGATTCCCATCAGCCACGGTCAGGTGACGACGCAGCCTTCCCTCGTGGCCATGATGATTGCCACGCTCGGCCTCGCCGGGAGCGAGCGTGTCCTGGAAATCGGCACTGGATACGGCTTCCGGACCGTGCTGCTGGCCCGCCTCGCCACGTACGTCGTGAGCGTCGAGCGGTGGCCGGACATAGCGGAGGAGGCAAGGGGCAACCTCGCCGACGAGGGCGTCGAGAACGTCGAGATCGTCGTCGGCGACGGCGCCCTCGCCATGGCCGGCCACGCCCCCTACGACGCCGTCATCGTCTGTGCCGCCTTCCCGCAGGTGCCGCCGCCGCTGGTCGAACAGCTGCGGATCGGTGGCCGTCTGGTACAGCCGATCGGCCCGGGCGGCCAGGAGGAGGTCGAGCTGTACGAGCGGGCGGCCCACGGCCTGGTGCGCCGCGGATCCGGGTGGTCGTAG
- a CDS encoding metallophosphoesterase family protein, which produces MHLLLTSDTHVPKRARELPAPLLDGIAYADVVFHAGDWVDVSTLELLESRAARLVAVYGNNDGPELRSRLPEVARVELNGVRFGAVHETGPAQGRERRCAECFPDLDVLVFGHSHIPWDTTAPGGLRLLNPGSPTDRRRQPHCTYMTAEVVDGQLTEVHLHRL; this is translated from the coding sequence ATGCATCTCTTGCTCACCTCGGACACGCACGTGCCCAAGCGCGCTCGTGAGCTGCCGGCACCCCTGCTGGACGGGATTGCATACGCCGACGTGGTGTTCCACGCCGGCGACTGGGTCGACGTTTCGACGCTCGAGCTCCTGGAAAGCCGTGCGGCCCGGCTCGTCGCGGTGTATGGCAACAACGACGGACCCGAACTGCGTTCCAGGCTGCCCGAGGTGGCCCGGGTCGAACTCAATGGCGTCCGTTTCGGAGCCGTCCATGAGACCGGCCCTGCCCAGGGCCGTGAGCGCAGGTGCGCCGAATGCTTCCCCGACCTGGATGTACTGGTGTTCGGGCACAGCCACATCCCGTGGGACACAACGGCTCCCGGTGGTCTGCGGCTGCTCAACCCCGGCTCCCCGACCGACCGTCGGCGGCAGCCCCACTGTACGTACATGACCGCAGAAGTGGTTGACGGGCAGCTGACTGAGGTTCACCTGCACCGCTTGTGA